From Mya arenaria isolate MELC-2E11 chromosome 1, ASM2691426v1, a single genomic window includes:
- the LOC128217463 gene encoding demethylmenaquinone methyltransferase-like isoform X2 has translation MNRCKMFRCVKYIGKGCGVRFRSTWADFSKSCHDYDRYRRPVGSDLIAGMSQFYTGKQLKDLHILDVGCGTGLYGKALLDLGLGKMSLIDASKDMLSVASNKLATYIEQGCVLSLDHYQTPPLPYQNGSFDVVLLNMVIHHLDSVNGRTFPNAIRLLKEAEMCLKKKGIVAITTIPPSNAMNYWTSKQCYEFTHRTIQYFPSLDEYETMFIKSGLKSVQKLTFLGPGLICYENIIDSNGYLDQSWVNSACVFELATDEEMIAIHEKVHGLVQSGMWQQWTQENDTTEALGGVTLLVCHKD, from the exons ATGAACAGATGCAAGATGTTTAGATGTGTGAAATATATTGGTAAAGGATGTGGTGTTAGATTCAGAAGCACATGGGCAGACTTCAGTAAATCTTGTCATGACTATGACAGATATAGGAGACCTGTGGGAAGTGATTTGATTGCAGGAATGAGCCAGTTTTATACCGGGAAACAGTTAAAG GATCTTCATATTCTTGATGTTGGCTGTGGCACCGGTCTGTACGGAAAGGCTTTGTTGGACCTGGGGCTTGGCAAAATGTCACTGATTGATGCCTCGAAAGATATGTTGAGCGTAGCAAGCAACAAACTTGCAACATACATAGAACAAG GGTGCGTCTTGAGTTTAGATCATTACCAGACACCACCTTTACCATATCAAAACGGGAGTTTTGACGTTGTGCTTCTGAACATG GTTATCCACCATTTAGATTCTGTTAATGGTAGAACATTTCCCAATGCCATTCGCTTGCTGAAGGAAGCCGAGATGTGTTTGAAAAAGAAAGGCATAGTGGCAATAACAACGATACCACCCTCCAACGCCATGAATTACTGGACCAGCAAACAGTGTTATGAATTCACCCACAGGACTATCCAGTATTTTCCATCCTTAGATGAGTATGAAACAATGTTCATCAAATCAGGTCTTAAATCTGTTCAGAAGTTAACATTTCTTGGACCAGGTcttatttgttatgaaaatattatcgATTCGAATGGATATTTGGACCAAAGCTGGGTGAACAGTGCATGTGTATTTGAGCTCGCAACGGATGAAGAAATGATAGCAATACATGAAAAGGTACATGGACTTGTTCAAAGCGGCATGTGGCAACAGTGGACACAAGAGAATGACACAACGGAAGCACTTGGTGGCGTTACTCTTCTTGTATGCCACAAAGactag
- the LOC128217463 gene encoding demethylmenaquinone methyltransferase-like isoform X1, which yields MFTPLPFHTVSFVHVQSSIEPIMYITLSFCIALILRLFLSVTCFDISNILADMNRCKMFKFVNYIGKGCGVRFRSSWANFRKSCHDYDKYRRPVGSDLIAGLSQFYTGKQLKDLHILDVGCGTGLYGKALLDLGLGKMSLIDASKDMLSVASNKLATYIEQGCVLSLDHYQTPPLPYQNGSFDVVLLNMVIHHLDSVNGRTFPNAIRLLKEAEMCLKKKGIVAITTIPPSNAMNYWTSKQCYEFTHRTIQYFPSLDEYETMFIKSGLKSVQKLTFLGPGLICYENIIDSNGYLDQSWVNSACVFELATDEEMIAIHEKVHGLVQSGMWQQWTQENDTTEALGGVTLLVCHKD from the exons ATGTTTACCCCACTGCCTTTCCATACTGTTTCATTTGTTCATGTTCAGTCAAGCATTGAACCTATTATGTATATAACATTATCATTCTGTATAGCACTTATCCTTAGGTTGTTTTTGTCAGTTACTTGCTTTGATATCTCGAACATTCTAGCTGATATGAACAGATGCAAGATGTTTAAATTCGTGAATTATATTGGTAAAGGATGTGGTGTTAGATTCAGAAGCTCATGGGCAAACTTTCGTAAATCTTGTCATGACTATGACAAATATAGGAGACCTGTGGGAAGTGATTTGATTGCCGGATTGAGCCAGTTTTACACCGGGAAACAGTTAAAg GATCTTCATATTCTTGATGTTGGCTGTGGCACCGGTCTGTACGGAAAGGCTTTGTTGGACCTGGGGCTTGGCAAAATGTCACTGATTGATGCCTCGAAAGATATGTTGAGCGTAGCAAGCAACAAACTTGCAACATACATAGAACAAG GGTGCGTCTTGAGTTTAGATCATTACCAGACACCACCTTTACCATATCAAAACGGGAGTTTTGACGTTGTGCTTCTGAACATG GTTATCCACCATTTAGATTCTGTTAATGGTAGAACATTTCCCAATGCCATTCGCTTGCTGAAGGAAGCCGAGATGTGTTTGAAAAAGAAAGGCATAGTGGCAATAACAACGATACCACCCTCCAACGCCATGAATTACTGGACCAGCAAACAGTGTTATGAATTCACCCACAGGACTATCCAGTATTTTCCATCCTTAGATGAGTATGAAACAATGTTCATCAAATCAGGTCTTAAATCTGTTCAGAAGTTAACATTTCTTGGACCAGGTcttatttgttatgaaaatattatcgATTCGAATGGATATTTGGACCAAAGCTGGGTGAACAGTGCATGTGTATTTGAGCTCGCAACGGATGAAGAAATGATAGCAATACATGAAAAGGTACATGGACTTGTTCAAAGCGGCATGTGGCAACAGTGGACACAAGAGAATGACACAACGGAAGCACTTGGTGGCGTTACTCTTCTTGTATGCCACAAAGactag